The following proteins come from a genomic window of Metarhizium brunneum chromosome 2, complete sequence:
- the NIC96 gene encoding Nucleoporin NIC96 yields the protein MALFGQPTTGASSSPFGQPAQNQQQTQGGGGIFGAAMQNKPTGGGLFGQSTQQSTTPTTGTTGGIFGAAQQNKPTTGGVFGGGQQQTGITGGGLFGQTPQSQTMGTAGGGIFGSQPQAQQQQQQQQQQQKPSLFGGTTGSSLFGGASAAPQTGAFGGSTLVGSSAQPAAFGSTTTASAMQQPQQNTGLLGGSLWGASTQTAQPQASQPAGAYFDSLFAKTQKEGGAKTNMEDLPSLELGLGDLRHRLRKLQSKQNEKPLDGKAHYLLAASGVDPSAAAKDLGLLDVQGGRVERTHGYAPSEIDVETYLSNLQTKTTLDMISDGLERSIRDFDTFLEDNVAMEWDAQRKRIYQHFGIRPREDSAAAARESQGGFGRSRRKSQAAGARTGRNSVLGNTMLQRSVIGTPSRIGTHQSEFSDMDRSADASGSLKSRGTTEDRVLRERQAKLAEKVRTLNVARVRKHPFPILTELGEVEQKSHEPHASHVVEAYRAMIEIVGEDPEAETTINSATAKERQFAGMYLDENPNSAASVAMKKRILHGSTAFLEKQFLREVESLIAKHPHEAKLGGLPDITSKIKAYIRLRSARKDLVPDNTELQQIQGEFVWAVVFYLLRSGHVNEAAQYVNDNSNHFMGIDRTFATYLNNYAASEDRRITSRKLLDRCTNEYIQRSRNAPENSIDPFRMACYKVIGRIELSNRNLDGLNTDINDWIWLQFNLAREGDKTVEMAGESYGLAELQSSIKEIGLKHFPKSTSEDTTNGSFGMFFYLQILAGMFEDAIAYLYPFSYVDAVHFALALVYYGLLRPSDPMSASNDLRSYSVKNLPQINFGRMIGYYTRDFRAADVVSAVDYLTLICLNKDLGGEAGERQSNLCHEALRELVLETREFSKLIGDIRPDGRAIRGIIEERGALIGLTEETDFVNTVTLQAASFADESGRTTDSVLLYHLAGEYDTVVAIVSRALSEAISLEIGEDPMRLMPVKPRAGGAEADSQQGSSLSLASIDDPVELARTMMTMYEREVMFYRKIQDQNKTACRVLLEMSSIKKLVEAGQWAQALDKIRGLEILPLHAAGDASTIRAYASKFSGLSQPVSINVPNLLMWTIICCVRQREQLSNGQFSGNEGTRRMMVEQLKQMTLDLTTYTSQLRYRFPPHLHEALARASAE from the exons ATGGCTCTCTTCGGCCAGCCGACCACTGGCGCTAGTTCGTCGCCCTTTGGGCAGCCCGCGCAGAATCAACAGCAGActcaaggcggcggcggcattttTGGTGCGGCAATGCAAAACAAACCTACGGGTGGAGGACTCTTTGGACAATCGACACAGCAGAGCACGACCCCTACAACTGGTACAACTGGAGGCATCTTTGGCGCTGCACAACAGAATAAGCCGACCACCGGGGGGGTCTTTGGAGGCGGACAGCAGCAGACTGGAATTACGGGTGGCGGGTTATTTGGGCAAACACCACAAAGCCAAACGATGGGCACGGCTGGAGGCGGTATCTTTGGCTCACAGCCTCaggctcagcagcagcagcagcagcagcagcagcagcagaagcctTCTCTATTCGGAGGAACAACCGGCTCGTCACTCTTTGGCGGTGCCTCTGCAGCACCACAGACGGGCGCCTTTGGAGGAAGTACTTTGGTAGGAAGCTCAGCCCAGCCCGCTGCGTTTGGCTCGACAACGACTGCCAGTGCCAtgcagcagcctcagcaaaATACTGGTTTGTTAGGTGGTAGTCTCTGGGGTGCCTCGACTCAGACAGCTCAGCCTCAAGCTTCCCAACCCGCGGGCGCTTACTTTGACAGTTTATTTGCCAAAACACAGAAAGAGGGTGGCGCCAAGACCAATATGGAGGACCTCCCCAGTCTCGAGCTTGGCCTAGGTGATTTGCGACATCGTCTGAGGAAACTTCAGTCCAAGCAGAACGAGAAGCCTCTGGATGGCAAAGCTCATTATTTGCTCGCTGCCTCGGGAGTCGATCCCAGCGCGGCTGCCAAGGACCTTGGCCTGCTAGACGTTCAGGGCGGGCGGGTTGAGCGCACACATGGATATGCTCCTAGTGAGATCGATGTTGAGACGTACTTGTCCAACTTACAAACGAAGACGACACTCGATATGATTTCTGATGGCTTGGAACGATCCATCCGCGATTTTGATACATTTCTTGAGGATAACGTGGCCATGGAGTGGGACGCCCAACGCAAGCGTATTTATCAGCACTTTGGCATCAGGCCACGAGAGGACTcggccgctgctgctcggGAGTCCCAGGGTGGGTTTGGTCGTTCTAGGAGAAAATCGcaggctgctggtgctcgaACCGGCCGAAACAGTGTGCTGGGTAACACCATGCTCCAACGATCCGTTATTGGCACTCCCAGCCGGATTGGCACTCACCAATCGGAGTTTTCTGATATGGATCGTTCCGCTGATGCATCAGGATCCCTCAAATCACGCGGTACCACTGAAGACCGGGTACTTCGTGAGAGACAGGCCAAGTTGGCGGAGAAGGTTCGCACGCTCAACGTTGCTCGTGTCAGAAAGCATCCGTTCCCTATTCTCACGGAACTGGGTGAGGTGGAACAGAAGTCTCACGAGCCACATGCGTCGCATGTAGTTGAGGCTTACCGCGCTATGATTGAGATTGTAGGCGAAGATCCGGAGGCTGAAACAACAATCAACAGTGCGACAGCCAAGGAGCGACAGTTTGCCGGCATGTACTTGGATGAAAACCCTAACTCTGCGGCTTCTGTCGCGATGAAGAAACGGATTCTCCATGGCTCGACCGCCTTCCTTGAGAAGCAGTTCCTGAGGGAGGTTGAGTCTCTGATTGCCAAGCATCCTCACGAAGCGAAGCTTGGTGGTTTGCCAGACATCACCAGCAAAATCAAGGCGTATATCCGTCTTCGTTCTGCCAGGAAAGACTTGGTGCCTGACAATACAGAGCTCCAGCAGATTCAGGGCGAGTTTGTCTGGGCTGTAGTATTCTACCTGCTGAGATCTGGCCATGTGAATGAAGCAGCCCAATATGTCAACGACAACAGCAACCATTTCATGGGAATTGATCGCACTTTTGCGACATATCTCAACAACTACGCCGCCAGCGAGGATCGGCGGATAACAAGTAGAAAGCTGCTGGACCGATGTACCAATGAGTATATCCAGCGATCGCGAAATGCTCCCGAGAACTCTATCGATCCGTTCCGCATGGCTTGCTACAAGGTAATTGGACGAATCGAGCTGAGCAATCGTAATTTGGATGGCTTAAACACCGATATCAACGACTGGATCTGGCTACAGTTCAACCTCGCTAGGGAAGGGGACAAGACAGTCGAGATGGCTGGCGAGTCATACGGTTTGGCAGAGCTGCAATCGAGCATCAAGGAAATTGGACTCAAACACTTTCCAAAGTCCACTTCGGAGGATACCACGAACGGCAGCTTCGGCATGTTCTTCTATCTGCAAATTCTAGCAGGCATGTTTGAGGATGCCATCGCATACTTATATCCGTTTTCGTATGTGGATGCTGTCCACTTTGCGTTGGCACTGGTGTACTACGGACTGCTGCGTCCAAGCGATCCCATGTCGGCATCAAACGATTTGCGCAGCTACAGTGTCAAGAATCTGCCCCAGATCAACTTTGGTCGCATGATTGGGTACTATACGAGAGACTTCCGAGCTGCGGATGTAGTGTCTGCTGTGGATTACCTCACTCTTATCTGCCTCAACAAGGACCTGGGCGGTGAGGCCGGCGAACGCCAGAGCAACCTGTGCCACGAGGCTTTGCGCGAATTGGTGCTGGAGACTCGTGAATTTAGCAAGCTTATTGGCGATATTCGACCAGACGGCCGCGCTATCCGTGGCATCATTGAAGAGCGCGGCGCTTTGATCGGCCTCACGGAGGAGACGGACTTTGTCAACACAGTGACATTGCAGGCGGCTAGTTTTGCAGATGAGAGCGGCCGCACCACCGACTCGGTCCTCCTGTACCATTTGGCTGGTGAGTATGATACCGTTGTGGCCATTGTCAGCCGGGCGCTCAGCGAGGCCATCTCTCTGGAGATTGGTGAAGATCCCATGCGTCTCATGCCTGTCAAGCCCCGAGCCGGCGGCGCGGAAGCGGACTCTCAGCAGGGCAGCAGTCTCAGCCTAGCGTCAATCGACGACCCCGTCGAGCTAGCAAGGACCATGATGACCATGTATGAGCGCGAGGTCATGTTCTATCGCAAGATCCAGGACCAGAACAAGACAGCATGCCGTGTTCTCCTAGAAAtgagcagcatcaagaagctAGTTGAGGCCGGCCAATGGGCTCAGGCACTGGAT AAAATCCGCGGCCTTGAAATCCTGCCTCTCCACGCAGCCGGCGACGCAAGCACCATTCGTGCGTACGCATCCAAATTTTCGGGTCTATCGCAGCCAGTTTCCATCAATGTTCCCAACCTGCTTATGTGGACGATTATATGCTGCGTTCGACAGAGGGAGCAGCTCAGCAATGGGCAATTTAGTGGCAATGAGGGTacgaggaggatgatggtGGAGCAGTTGAAGCAGATGACGCTAGATTTGACGACATATACTAGTCAGTTGAGGTACAGGTTTCCGCCGCATTTGCACGAGGCGTTGGCGAGGGCATCGGCGGAGTAG